In Alistipes ihumii AP11, a genomic segment contains:
- the clpB gene encoding ATP-dependent chaperone ClpB, producing MNINNLTIKAQEVLQSAMNLARSDRNQAVEPLHMLDAIVAEDDSVGVFLLQKLGVNVGALRSVLRQQVERLPKVEGGEVYFSRESSEAIQKAGDFTKTFGDKYASVEHLLLGILTERSEASRLLKDAGATEKELVAAIKELRKGATVDSQTSEQEYDALGKYAINLNEQARKGKLDPVIGRDEEIRRVLQILSRRTKNNPILVGEPGVGKTAIAEGIAHRIVDGDVPENLRSKQVYSLDMGALIAGAKYKGEFEERLKAVVKEVISAEGEILLFIDEIHTLVGAGKGDGAMDAANILKPALARGELRAIGATTLDEFQKYFEQDKALERRFQKVMVDEPSTVDAISILRGLKERYENHHKVRIKDEAIVASVELSNRYITSRFLPDKAIDLIDEAAAKLRLEMNSVPEEIDELDRKVRQLEIEREAIRREKDQGRIEELTREIDELNAKRTTLRAKWQGERDVLEKIQKNKQALDDLKVQAAEAERNGDYGRVAEIRYGKMRETENEIAGLQAEVSKNAEAGAMIKEEVDAEDIAEVVARWTGIPVSRMLQSEREKLLKMESELHDRVVGQDQAIEAISNAVRRSRAGLQDPRRPIGSFIFLGTTGVGKTELAKALAEYLFNDDTMMTRIDMSEYQERHSVSRLIGAPPGYVGYDEGGQLTEAVRRKPYSVVLLDEIEKAHPDVFNILLQVLDDGRLTDNKGRTVDFRNTIIIMTSNIGSHIIMDKLSKFTETNDSVPQSALDETKKEVFDLMKQTIRPEFLNRIDEIVMFTPLTKDDVRQIVVMQIRQINEMLAQNNVSLSVTDGAVDWLAEQGYDPMFGARPIKRTLQHYLVNELSKEILAGRIDRGSVITVDAGKDGLKFGN from the coding sequence ATGAACATCAACAATCTGACCATCAAAGCGCAGGAAGTCCTGCAAAGCGCGATGAACCTCGCGCGATCGGACCGCAATCAGGCCGTCGAGCCGCTGCATATGCTCGATGCGATCGTCGCCGAGGACGACAGCGTGGGCGTTTTCCTGCTGCAAAAGCTGGGCGTCAACGTCGGCGCGCTACGCAGCGTGCTGCGGCAGCAGGTCGAGCGACTGCCCAAAGTCGAGGGCGGCGAGGTCTACTTCTCGCGCGAAAGCTCCGAGGCGATCCAAAAAGCGGGCGACTTCACGAAGACGTTCGGCGACAAGTACGCTTCGGTCGAGCATCTGTTGCTCGGCATACTGACCGAACGCAGCGAGGCGAGCCGGCTGCTGAAGGATGCCGGAGCGACCGAAAAGGAGCTGGTCGCCGCAATCAAAGAGCTGCGCAAAGGCGCGACGGTCGACAGCCAGACCAGCGAGCAGGAGTACGACGCGCTGGGCAAGTACGCGATCAACCTGAACGAGCAGGCGCGCAAAGGCAAGCTCGACCCGGTAATCGGGCGCGACGAAGAGATACGCCGCGTATTGCAGATACTTTCCCGCCGGACGAAAAACAACCCGATTCTGGTCGGCGAGCCTGGCGTCGGCAAAACGGCCATCGCCGAAGGCATCGCGCACCGGATCGTCGACGGCGACGTGCCGGAAAACCTGCGCAGCAAGCAGGTCTACTCGCTCGACATGGGTGCGCTGATCGCCGGAGCGAAGTACAAAGGCGAGTTCGAGGAGCGTCTGAAAGCGGTCGTCAAGGAGGTCATTTCGGCCGAAGGCGAAATTCTGCTGTTCATCGACGAGATCCACACGCTGGTCGGCGCCGGCAAGGGCGACGGCGCGATGGACGCCGCGAACATCCTGAAGCCGGCTCTGGCGCGAGGCGAGTTGCGCGCGATCGGCGCGACGACGCTCGACGAGTTCCAGAAATATTTCGAGCAGGACAAGGCGCTCGAGCGAAGGTTCCAGAAAGTCATGGTCGACGAGCCGTCGACCGTAGACGCGATCTCGATCCTGCGGGGTCTGAAAGAACGTTACGAGAACCACCACAAGGTGCGGATCAAGGACGAGGCGATCGTCGCGTCGGTCGAACTGTCGAACCGCTACATCACATCGCGCTTCCTGCCCGATAAGGCGATCGATCTGATCGACGAGGCGGCGGCCAAGCTGCGGCTCGAGATGAACTCGGTTCCCGAGGAGATCGACGAGCTGGACCGCAAGGTCCGGCAACTCGAGATCGAGCGCGAGGCGATCCGCCGCGAGAAGGATCAGGGCCGGATCGAGGAGCTGACGCGCGAGATCGACGAGTTGAATGCCAAGCGGACGACGCTTCGGGCCAAATGGCAGGGCGAACGCGACGTGCTCGAGAAGATACAGAAGAACAAGCAGGCGCTCGACGACCTGAAAGTGCAGGCGGCCGAGGCCGAGCGCAACGGCGATTACGGACGCGTGGCCGAAATCCGCTACGGCAAGATGCGGGAAACCGAGAACGAAATCGCCGGCCTGCAGGCCGAAGTATCGAAGAACGCCGAGGCCGGCGCGATGATCAAGGAAGAGGTCGACGCCGAAGACATCGCCGAGGTCGTGGCCCGCTGGACGGGCATACCGGTCAGCCGGATGCTGCAGAGCGAACGCGAGAAGCTGCTCAAGATGGAGAGCGAACTGCACGACCGTGTCGTCGGTCAGGATCAGGCGATCGAGGCCATATCGAACGCCGTGCGCCGCTCGCGGGCCGGACTTCAGGACCCGCGCCGTCCGATCGGATCGTTCATCTTCCTCGGCACGACGGGCGTCGGCAAGACCGAGCTCGCCAAGGCGCTGGCCGAGTACCTGTTCAACGACGACACGATGATGACCCGTATCGACATGAGCGAGTATCAGGAACGCCACAGCGTCTCGCGGCTGATCGGAGCGCCTCCGGGATACGTCGGCTACGACGAGGGCGGCCAGCTCACCGAGGCCGTGCGCCGCAAGCCCTATTCGGTCGTGCTGCTCGACGAGATCGAGAAGGCGCACCCGGACGTGTTCAATATCCTGCTTCAGGTGCTCGACGACGGCCGGCTGACCGACAACAAGGGCCGGACGGTGGACTTCCGCAACACGATCATCATCATGACGTCGAACATCGGCTCGCACATCATCATGGATAAGCTGTCGAAGTTTACCGAAACGAACGACTCCGTGCCGCAGAGCGCGCTCGACGAGACGAAAAAGGAGGTCTTCGACCTGATGAAACAGACGATCCGACCCGAGTTCCTGAACCGGATCGACGAAATCGTGATGTTCACGCCGCTGACGAAGGACGACGTACGGCAGATCGTCGTGATGCAGATCAGGCAGATCAACGAGATGCTCGCCCAGAACAACGTCTCGCTGTCGGTCACCGACGGAGCCGTCGACTGGCTGGCCGAGCAGGGCTACGACCCGATGTTCGGCGCGCGGCCGATCAAGCGGACGCTGCAACACTATCTGGTCAACGAACTGTCGAAGGAGATCCTCGCCGGCCGGATCGACCGGGGCAGCGTCATTACGGTCGACGCAGGAAAGGATGGACTGAAATTCGGCAACTGA
- the dnaX gene encoding DNA polymerase III subunit gamma/tau: MDNFIVSARKYRPATFASVVGQSHITSTLRNAIARRQLAHAYLFCGPRGVGKTTCARIFAKAINCLDPAADGEACNECESCRAFNEGRSFNIHELDAASNNSVDDIRTLTEQVRIPPQIGRYSVYIIDEVHMLSLQAFNAFLKTLEEPPAHAVFILATTEKHKIIPTILSRCQIYDFNRIRVEDGVGYLKYIASQEGVAYDDESLHIIAQKADGGMRDALSMFDKVVSFCGQRLTAAEVAATLNVLDYDTYFGMTSRILAGDYPAALMMFDEVLRKGFSAQTFAAGLNGHFRDLLMCKNPQTLSLLEVTGSVAERYRSQAAECPVPLLFEGIDLLTAVEQSLRTAVNQRLRVELSLMKLCGLGQKKNDGALSPSLPELSSSRSVPTAPAAPPKPSAEGIVSPSAVSSTSVGEASSGTIPPVSPPPASAPAETAARSVAGRGPVSGGAQSLSGQMQGEPVSLSRSESRIASAGSVPPVSAAPSGRQTPEVATPAPAPTNSPVSSPTVSPVSVAGRFSGGTAASASAGPEPSVSLSGRSILSLLGSRPDDDSLASDNGPDEPDGDAEDEVEENISPDRIERGCALLTAELAKQRPRLSVVFQDASVVGGKVLLKVPNESLYDEVMNNLTDIRKRLGELSGVRTPVDFEVVIEASREGLKPVKVEDRLRYLSQKNPLIGKLRQALDLDIE, encoded by the coding sequence ATGGATAATTTCATCGTTTCCGCCCGCAAGTACCGTCCCGCGACATTCGCGTCGGTCGTCGGGCAGTCGCATATCACATCGACGCTGCGCAACGCGATCGCGCGCCGGCAGTTGGCCCACGCTTACCTGTTCTGCGGTCCGCGCGGCGTCGGCAAAACGACCTGCGCGCGCATTTTCGCCAAGGCGATCAACTGCCTCGATCCGGCCGCCGACGGCGAGGCCTGCAACGAGTGCGAGTCGTGCCGGGCGTTCAACGAGGGCCGCTCGTTCAATATCCACGAGCTGGACGCCGCATCGAACAACTCGGTGGACGATATTCGTACGCTGACCGAACAGGTCCGTATCCCGCCGCAAATAGGCCGTTACAGCGTCTACATCATCGACGAGGTCCATATGCTTTCGCTTCAGGCCTTCAACGCTTTCCTCAAGACGCTCGAGGAGCCGCCCGCGCATGCCGTGTTCATTCTGGCGACGACCGAGAAGCACAAGATCATCCCGACGATTCTGTCCCGCTGCCAGATTTACGATTTCAACCGGATCCGTGTCGAGGACGGCGTGGGTTACCTGAAATACATCGCCTCGCAGGAGGGCGTTGCCTATGACGACGAATCGCTGCATATTATCGCTCAGAAAGCCGATGGAGGCATGCGCGACGCGCTGTCGATGTTCGACAAGGTCGTCTCGTTCTGCGGCCAGAGACTGACGGCTGCCGAAGTGGCCGCGACGCTGAACGTGCTCGATTACGATACCTACTTCGGCATGACTTCGCGGATTCTCGCGGGCGATTATCCCGCGGCGCTGATGATGTTCGACGAGGTATTGCGCAAAGGTTTTTCGGCCCAGACGTTCGCCGCCGGGCTGAACGGCCATTTCCGCGACCTGCTGATGTGCAAGAATCCCCAAACGCTGTCCCTGCTCGAGGTGACCGGCAGCGTGGCCGAACGCTACCGGTCGCAGGCCGCCGAGTGCCCCGTGCCTTTGCTGTTCGAGGGAATCGACCTGCTGACGGCCGTCGAACAGTCGCTGCGGACGGCCGTGAACCAGCGGCTTCGCGTCGAACTGAGTCTGATGAAACTCTGCGGGCTCGGTCAAAAAAAAAATGACGGCGCGCTGAGCCCGTCCCTGCCCGAACTTTCGTCGTCCCGCTCCGTTCCGACGGCTCCTGCCGCGCCGCCGAAGCCTTCGGCCGAGGGAATCGTTTCTCCGTCGGCTGTCTCTTCGACTTCCGTCGGAGAGGCTTCTTCCGGAACGATTCCGCCGGTTTCGCCTCCGCCGGCATCCGCGCCGGCGGAAACCGCGGCCCGTTCCGTTGCCGGACGCGGTCCTGTGTCCGGCGGGGCTCAGAGCCTTTCGGGTCAGATGCAGGGCGAACCCGTTTCCTTGTCTCGAAGCGAGAGCAGGATTGCCTCCGCCGGTTCCGTCCCTCCGGTGTCGGCTGCGCCGTCCGGACGACAAACTCCTGAGGTTGCGACGCCTGCTCCCGCACCGACTAATTCGCCTGTTTCCTCGCCGACCGTTTCTCCCGTTTCCGTCGCCGGCCGATTTTCCGGCGGTACGGCGGCTTCCGCTTCCGCCGGCCCGGAGCCTTCCGTTTCTCTGTCGGGCCGCTCGATCCTCTCTTTGCTCGGCAGCCGTCCGGACGACGATTCGCTCGCTTCCGACAACGGGCCGGACGAGCCGGACGGAGATGCCGAAGACGAGGTTGAGGAAAATATTTCGCCCGACAGGATCGAGAGAGGATGCGCGCTACTGACCGCCGAGCTGGCCAAGCAGCGGCCCCGCCTGAGCGTCGTGTTTCAGGATGCGTCGGTCGTCGGAGGAAAGGTGCTGCTCAAGGTGCCCAACGAGTCGCTTTACGACGAGGTGATGAACAACCTGACCGATATCCGCAAGCGGCTCGGCGAGCTTTCGGGCGTACGGACTCCGGTCGATTTCGAGGTCGTGATCGAGGCCAGCCGCGAGGGGCTCAAGCCGGTCAAGGTCGAGGACCGTCTGCGTTATCTCTCGCAAAAGAATCCGTTGATCGGCAAGTTGCGTCAGGCGCTCGACCTGGACATCGAGTAG
- the tyrS gene encoding tyrosine--tRNA ligase: MNFVEELRWRGMIHDIMPGTEEQLAKEMTTAYVGIDPTADSLHIGHLVSVMILKHFQRCGHKPIFLVGGATGMIGDPSGKSLERNLLDEQTLRRNQEGIRRQLERLVDFSSDEPNAAELVNNYDWMKEFSFLEFIRDIGKCITVNYMMAKDSVKKRFNGEGEGMSFTEFTYQLVQGTDFLHLYQHKNCKLQMGGSDQWGNITTGTELIRRKTGGEAFALTCPLIKKADGTKFGKTESGNVWLDPRYTSPYKFYQFWLNVSDEDAERYVKIFTMLDRETIEGLVAAHREAPHLRGLQKALAREVTCMVHGEEEYRRAVEASEILFGGATAEALRGIDEQTFLQVFEGVPRFEISRPLIEGGVGFLALCTEHAAVFPSKGEARKLIQGGGVSLNKRKIAAVDCMVGSADLLSGRYLLVQKGKKNYYLIVVTD, from the coding sequence ATGAATTTTGTTGAGGAACTCCGGTGGAGAGGCATGATTCACGACATCATGCCGGGCACCGAAGAACAGTTGGCCAAGGAGATGACGACCGCCTATGTCGGGATCGATCCGACGGCCGACTCGCTGCATATCGGGCATCTGGTCAGCGTGATGATCCTGAAGCATTTCCAGCGTTGCGGCCATAAGCCGATCTTTCTGGTCGGCGGAGCGACGGGCATGATCGGCGACCCTTCCGGCAAGTCGCTCGAGCGCAACCTGCTCGACGAGCAGACGTTGCGCCGCAATCAGGAGGGTATCCGCAGGCAGCTCGAGCGGCTGGTCGACTTCTCGTCCGACGAACCGAACGCGGCCGAGCTGGTCAATAACTACGACTGGATGAAGGAGTTCTCGTTTCTGGAGTTCATCCGCGATATCGGCAAGTGCATTACGGTCAATTACATGATGGCCAAAGACTCGGTCAAGAAGCGCTTCAACGGCGAGGGCGAGGGCATGTCGTTCACCGAGTTCACCTACCAGCTCGTTCAGGGGACCGACTTCCTGCATCTATACCAGCATAAGAACTGCAAGCTCCAGATGGGCGGGTCCGACCAGTGGGGCAACATCACGACCGGGACCGAGCTGATCCGCCGCAAGACGGGCGGCGAGGCTTTTGCGCTGACGTGCCCGCTGATCAAGAAGGCCGACGGCACGAAGTTCGGCAAGACCGAGTCGGGCAACGTCTGGCTCGATCCGCGCTATACGTCTCCGTACAAGTTCTACCAGTTCTGGCTCAACGTGAGCGATGAGGACGCCGAGCGCTACGTCAAGATATTCACGATGCTCGACCGCGAGACGATCGAGGGTCTCGTCGCCGCTCACCGCGAGGCGCCGCATCTGCGCGGATTGCAGAAGGCGCTGGCCCGCGAGGTGACTTGCATGGTGCACGGCGAGGAGGAGTACCGCCGGGCCGTCGAGGCTTCGGAAATCCTGTTCGGCGGCGCGACGGCCGAGGCGCTGCGCGGCATCGACGAGCAGACGTTCCTGCAGGTGTTCGAAGGCGTGCCCCGTTTCGAAATATCGCGCCCGCTGATCGAGGGGGGCGTCGGTTTTTTGGCCCTGTGTACCGAGCATGCCGCCGTCTTTCCGTCCAAAGGCGAGGCCCGCAAGCTGATTCAGGGCGGCGGCGTTTCGCTGAACAAGCGGAAGATCGCCGCCGTCGATTGCATGGTAGGCTCCGCCGATCTGTTATCGGGCCGGTACCTGCTCGTGCAGAAGGGCAAAAAGAACTATTACCTGATCGTCGTTACCGATTAA
- a CDS encoding winged helix DNA-binding domain-containing protein, with amino-acid sequence MENRLIAVRLSAQQLSDPRFDDPRALVRWMGAVQAQDYKAVRWAVGIRLRTASLRAVDRALERGEILRTHVMRPTWHLVAAEDIRWMLRLSARRIRSANSSLARSRGLGIDDGMYSRSNRLIEKMLRGNLCLTKRQIADRFQAAGIAADTHFMTRYLMRAEADGIVCSGPDRAGQFTYALLEERVAPVPELTRDESLGRLARAYFRSHSPATASDFAWWSGLSASDVRAAIGSIRDELETLRLGDRERLIHRSWTDFPAPAPALHLLPPYDEYLIGYRDREPVLRAEHAPAAHNRWGIFYPVVLAAGRVAGNWSAARREGRPIAEVSFFDSFGPADPALVEQAVGRYRAFFER; translated from the coding sequence ATGGAAAATCGTTTGATCGCTGTCCGTCTGTCGGCCCAGCAGCTGTCCGATCCGCGCTTCGACGATCCGCGTGCGCTCGTGCGATGGATGGGAGCCGTTCAGGCACAGGACTACAAGGCGGTCCGCTGGGCTGTCGGAATCCGGTTGCGCACCGCCTCGCTGCGCGCCGTCGACCGGGCGCTGGAGCGGGGCGAGATTCTTCGGACGCATGTGATGCGGCCTACGTGGCATTTGGTTGCGGCCGAGGATATTCGATGGATGCTGCGGCTCTCGGCCCGGCGCATCCGGTCGGCCAACAGCTCGCTGGCCCGCAGCCGGGGACTGGGGATCGACGACGGAATGTACTCCCGCAGCAATCGCCTGATCGAAAAAATGTTGAGAGGAAACCTCTGCCTGACCAAGCGACAGATCGCCGACCGTTTCCAGGCGGCAGGCATTGCCGCCGACACGCATTTCATGACGCGCTACCTGATGCGGGCCGAGGCCGACGGGATCGTCTGCAGCGGTCCCGACCGGGCCGGGCAGTTCACCTATGCGCTGCTCGAGGAGCGGGTCGCGCCGGTTCCCGAGCTGACGCGCGACGAGTCGTTGGGCCGGTTGGCCCGCGCTTATTTTCGCAGCCACAGTCCGGCGACGGCGTCCGATTTCGCCTGGTGGTCGGGCTTGTCCGCATCGGACGTTCGCGCGGCGATCGGATCGATTCGGGACGAGTTGGAAACGCTGCGGCTCGGGGATCGGGAGCGGTTGATACATCGCTCTTGGACGGATTTTCCCGCTCCGGCCCCGGCGTTGCACCTGCTGCCTCCCTACGACGAGTACCTGATCGGTTACCGCGACCGCGAACCGGTACTTCGGGCCGAGCACGCTCCGGCGGCGCATAACCGGTGGGGGATTTTCTATCCTGTCGTTCTTGCGGCCGGCCGGGTGGCCGGAAACTGGTCCGCGGCTCGCCGGGAGGGACGGCCGATAGCCGAAGTCTCGTTTTTCGATTCGTTCGGACCTGCCGATCCGGCGCTTGTCGAACAGGCCGTCGGGCGCTATCGGGCATTCTTTGAACGGTGA
- the asnA gene encoding aspartate--ammonia ligase, with the protein MPLVKPAGYRNLLDNVENTEKAIKLVKDMFQQNLSAQLALLRVTAPMVVLSGTGINDDLNSVERPVSFPIRDMGERRAEVVHSLAKWKRLKLAEMAVAPGRGIYTDMNALRPDEELDNIHSLYVDQWDWEKVITREQRTVSFLKQTVRRIYEAIKVTENRLYVEFPQIVPMLPEEIRFIHAQRLLDLYPDKTPKERENEIVRRYGAVFVMGIGAPLSDGRPHDGRAADYDDWSTPGEDGYPGLNGDILLWNPLLESAFEVSSMGIRVDERSLARQLELRGERDKESLYFHRKLLAGELPCTIGGGIGQSRLCMFLLRKAHIGEIQSSIWPESMRRECSEAGIELV; encoded by the coding sequence ATGCCTCTTGTCAAGCCGGCGGGCTACCGCAACCTGCTCGACAACGTCGAGAATACCGAGAAGGCGATCAAGCTCGTCAAGGACATGTTCCAGCAGAACCTGTCGGCTCAGCTCGCGCTGCTGCGCGTGACCGCCCCGATGGTCGTGCTTTCCGGCACGGGTATCAACGACGATCTGAACAGCGTCGAGCGGCCCGTTTCGTTCCCTATCCGCGACATGGGCGAGCGCCGGGCCGAGGTGGTTCATTCGCTGGCCAAATGGAAGCGGCTGAAGCTCGCCGAGATGGCCGTCGCGCCGGGCCGGGGCATTTATACCGACATGAACGCGCTGCGGCCCGACGAGGAGCTCGACAACATTCACTCGCTTTACGTCGACCAGTGGGACTGGGAAAAGGTCATTACGCGCGAGCAGCGCACCGTCTCTTTCCTGAAGCAGACCGTCCGTCGGATTTACGAGGCGATCAAGGTGACCGAGAACCGGCTCTACGTCGAGTTCCCGCAGATCGTGCCGATGCTGCCCGAGGAGATTCGCTTCATTCACGCCCAACGGTTGCTCGACCTCTATCCCGACAAGACGCCGAAGGAGCGCGAGAACGAGATCGTCCGTCGCTACGGGGCCGTGTTCGTCATGGGCATCGGCGCTCCGCTGTCGGACGGACGGCCTCACGACGGCCGCGCGGCCGATTACGACGACTGGAGTACGCCGGGAGAGGACGGGTATCCGGGGCTGAACGGCGACATCCTGCTGTGGAACCCATTGCTCGAAAGCGCTTTCGAGGTGTCGAGCATGGGAATCCGGGTCGACGAGCGTTCGCTCGCCCGTCAGCTGGAACTGCGCGGGGAGCGCGACAAAGAGAGCCTCTATTTTCACCGGAAATTGCTTGCCGGCGAGCTGCCCTGCACGATCGGAGGCGGTATCGGGCAGTCGCGGCTGTGCATGTTCCTGCTTCGCAAGGCCCATATCGGCGAGATTCAGAGCAGTATCTGGCCCGAGTCGATGCGCCGCGAGTGCTCGGAAGCCGGCATCGAGCTGGTCTGA
- a CDS encoding deoxynucleoside kinase: MYIAIAGNIGSGKTSLTGILSQRTGAKAYFEESDNPYIGDFYDDMNRWSFNLQIYFLGQRIRQATEILSTGSDLIQDRTIYEDAHIFATNLHETGLMSTRDFDTYMKIFDLATGLTQAPDLLIYLKASVPTLVSQIKKRGRAYEMSIQEEYLERLNRKYDEWISRIYRGEVITIDVDRVDFVDDPSSLDDVVGRIESLKKSGL; encoded by the coding sequence ATGTATATCGCCATAGCCGGAAATATCGGAAGCGGGAAGACCTCGCTCACGGGCATCCTGTCTCAGAGGACGGGCGCCAAAGCCTATTTCGAGGAGAGCGACAATCCCTATATCGGCGATTTCTACGACGATATGAACCGCTGGTCGTTCAACCTGCAGATTTACTTTCTCGGCCAGCGCATCCGGCAGGCTACCGAAATCCTGTCGACGGGCAGCGACCTGATTCAGGACCGCACGATTTACGAGGACGCCCATATCTTTGCGACGAACCTGCACGAAACGGGCCTGATGTCGACGCGCGATTTCGACACCTACATGAAGATTTTCGATCTGGCGACCGGGCTCACGCAGGCGCCCGATCTGCTGATCTATCTGAAGGCGAGCGTGCCGACGCTCGTGTCGCAGATCAAGAAGCGGGGGAGAGCCTACGAAATGAGCATACAGGAGGAATACCTCGAGCGGCTCAACCGCAAGTACGACGAATGGATCAGCCGAATCTACCGGGGCGAGGTGATAACCATCGACGTCGACCGCGTCGATTTCGTCGACGACCCGTCGTCGCTGGACGATGTCGTGGGACGGATCGAGTCTTTGAAAAAGTCGGGCCTGTAA
- a CDS encoding methyltransferase RsmF C-terminal domain-like protein has product MDGESFFPEAFARRIEEQLGTRQARLLLDALDGDPVVSVRYNPYKTASKPALEPVPWSRYGFYLPERPSFTLDPSLHGGAYYVQEASSMFLEAVFGAVADSGAPLRILDLCAAPGGKTTLLSSLAGPESLIVANEPVRARAAVLSDNVRRWGIGNVVVTSADPARFAPFGHYFDLILVDAPCSGEGMFRKDRESRRQWSESGAELCAARQRRILGEAWDALRPGGALIYSTCTFNPAENEQNVRWLASQYDCEGTIDVGTAPEWGIERGETDGIGTFRFYPHRTRGEGFFAAVVRKADGRRRLQVPKPRKSIFSELPKSSVREVARWVGQPELMRFATVDDTVYGYYGRAFAAVREIAENLPVVRSGIRMGQLFGGRLKPDHALAMFHDLNPEAAPTAVLDREQALDYLRKRETDPTLLSEGINRIACDGLTLGWIKRIGNRSNNLYPKELRIATL; this is encoded by the coding sequence ATGGACGGCGAATCCTTTTTCCCCGAAGCGTTCGCGCGTCGGATCGAGGAACAGCTCGGAACGCGGCAGGCTCGCCTGCTGCTCGACGCGCTGGACGGAGACCCGGTCGTCAGTGTCCGGTACAATCCTTACAAAACGGCATCGAAGCCTGCTCTCGAGCCTGTCCCGTGGAGCCGGTACGGCTTTTATCTGCCCGAGCGGCCCTCATTTACGCTCGACCCGTCGCTGCACGGCGGAGCTTACTACGTGCAGGAGGCGAGCTCGATGTTTCTGGAGGCTGTTTTCGGTGCCGTAGCCGACTCCGGAGCGCCTTTGCGGATACTCGACCTGTGCGCGGCTCCCGGAGGCAAGACGACGCTTCTTTCGAGCCTGGCCGGTCCCGAGAGCCTGATCGTCGCGAACGAGCCGGTCCGCGCCCGGGCGGCGGTCCTGTCCGACAACGTCCGGCGGTGGGGGATCGGGAATGTCGTCGTAACGAGCGCCGATCCGGCCCGTTTCGCTCCGTTCGGGCACTACTTCGACCTGATTCTGGTCGACGCGCCCTGCTCGGGCGAGGGCATGTTCCGCAAGGACCGCGAGTCGAGACGGCAATGGAGCGAATCGGGAGCCGAGCTGTGCGCGGCCCGGCAACGGCGCATTCTGGGTGAGGCATGGGACGCGCTCCGTCCCGGAGGCGCGCTGATATACAGCACCTGCACGTTCAACCCGGCCGAGAACGAGCAGAACGTCCGCTGGCTCGCCTCGCAATACGACTGCGAAGGGACGATCGACGTCGGGACGGCTCCGGAGTGGGGCATCGAGCGAGGAGAGACGGACGGCATCGGCACATTCCGCTTCTATCCGCACCGGACACGCGGCGAGGGCTTTTTCGCTGCCGTCGTGCGCAAAGCCGACGGCAGACGGCGCCTGCAGGTCCCGAAACCGCGTAAGAGCATATTCTCCGAACTGCCGAAATCGTCGGTGCGGGAGGTCGCGCGTTGGGTGGGACAGCCCGAACTCATGCGCTTCGCAACGGTCGACGACACGGTTTACGGTTATTACGGACGCGCTTTCGCAGCCGTCCGGGAAATCGCGGAGAATCTGCCCGTCGTCCGCTCGGGCATTCGGATGGGTCAGCTTTTCGGAGGCCGGCTGAAGCCGGACCACGCGCTGGCCATGTTCCACGACCTGAACCCCGAAGCCGCTCCGACCGCCGTTCTCGACCGAGAGCAGGCGCTCGACTATCTGCGCAAAAGAGAGACCGACCCGACTCTGCTGAGCGAGGGGATCAACCGGATCGCCTGCGACGGCCTGACGCTCGGATGGATCAAGCGAATCGGGAACCGGTCGAACAATCTTTACCCGAAGGAACTGCGCATCGCGACGCTCTGA